Proteins co-encoded in one Cricetulus griseus strain 17A/GY chromosome 1 unlocalized genomic scaffold, alternate assembly CriGri-PICRH-1.0 chr1_1, whole genome shotgun sequence genomic window:
- the Oxa1l gene encoding mitochondrial inner membrane protein OXA1L, translating to MAMSLVCGQRQLLRLLRPQRSFHSVAGSLKPLATELLVAARLGGGRPHYALLAASSPRCISTSASSSAEAQVQAPPVVPATPTPPVVPEVASGGTADAIQCAAEQSFSELGLGSYTPVGLIQNLLEFMHVDLGLPWWGAIATCTVLARCLVFPLIVKGQREAVKIHNHMPVIQKFSTQIREAKLAGDQAEFYRASIEMTRYQKKHDIKLLRPLILPLTQAPVFISFFIALREMANLPVPSLQTGGLWWFQDLTISDPIYVLPLVVTATMWGVLELGAETGVQSSDLQFMRNIIRVMPLMVLPVTIHFPSAVFMYWLSSNLFSLCQVACLRIPAVRTVLKIPQRVIHDPDTLPPREGFLKSFKTGWKKAEIAHQLQEREQRMQKHLDLAARGPLRQTFTHNPLLQHNPNHPPNTPNSSSTSSKPKSKPWHDTLG from the exons ATGGCGATGAGTTTAGTGTGCGGCCAGCGGCAGCTTCTGCGCCTCCTGCGACCCCAGCGTTCG TTCCACAGCGTCGCAGGGTCCCTGAAACCGCTGGCCACCGAGCTCCTCGTCGCAGCTCGCCTGGGTGGTGGGCGGCCACACTACGCTCTTCTTGCTGCCTCAAGCCCTCGCTGCATCAgtacttctgcctcctcctctgcagAAGCCCAG GTCCAGGCACCTCCTGTTGTTCCTGCTACCCCCACCCCTCCTGTAGTACCTGAAGTGGCTTCCGGAGGAACTGCAGATGCAATTCAATGTGCTGCAGAACAGAGCTTCAGTGAACTGGGACTTGGGTCTTACACCCCAGTGGGACTCATCCAGAACCTCTTGGAATTTATGCATGTTGACCTGGGCCTGCCTTGGTGGGGGGCCATTGCCACCT GTACGGTCCTTGCCCGCTGCCTGGTTTTCCCTCTGATTGTGAAGGGCCAGCGAGAAGCAGTCAAGATCCACAACCACATGCCAGTGATACAGAAGTTTTCCACTCAAATCAGAGAGGCCAAATTGGCAGGGGATCAGGCTGAGT TTTACAGGGCCTCCATAGAGATGACACGCTATCAGAAAAAGCACGATATCAAACTTTTGCGGCCACTCATTCTACCTCTCACTCAG GCCCCCGTCTTCATCTCCTTCTTTATTGCCTTGAGAGAGATGGCCAATCTGCCTGTGCCCAGCCTACAAACAGGTGGGCTCTGGTGGTTCCAAGATCTCACAATATCCGATCCCATCTACGTCTTGCCACTGGTAGTCACTGCCACAATGTGGGGTGTCCTTGAG CTAGGTGCTGAGACAGGCGTGCAGAGCTCTGACCTCCAGTTCATGAGGAATATCATCAGAGTGATGCCCCTAATGGTCTTGCCCGTGACCATCCACTTCCCCTCG GCAGTGTTCATGTACTGGCTCTCCTCCAATTTGTTCTCCCTGTGCCAAGTGGCCTGCCTCCGGATTCCAGCTGTGCGCACAGTGCTTAAAATCCCCCAGCGTGTCATACATGACCCTGACACATTGCCTCCTCGGGAAGGCTTCTTGAAGAGCTTCAAAACAG GCTGGAAGAAGGCTGAAATTGCACATCAGCTCCAGGAGCGTGAACAGAGGATGCAGAAACACTTGGACCTAGCTGCCAGAG GTCCCTTACGACAGACTTTTACCCACAACCCTCTGCTACAGCACAATCCAAATCACCCTCCCAACACCCCCAacagcagcagcaccagcagcaaGCCCAAGTCAAAGCCTTGGCACGACACACTTGGCTGA